A DNA window from Arachis duranensis cultivar V14167 unplaced genomic scaffold, aradu.V14167.gnm2.J7QH unplaced_Scaffold_177257, whole genome shotgun sequence contains the following coding sequences:
- the LOC107472583 gene encoding uncharacterized protein LOC107472583, translated as MLFPFSLRDKATQWLESFPRDSINNWDDLVTKFLAKFYPPQRVIRLKAEVQTFTQMETEPIYEAWERYKALVRKCPSNMFNEWEKLQNFYEGLTLKSQESLDHSAGENLKTTSVERPSSSLPSDTIPNPKEECKAIQLRSGRTLMSNNDTTKKQTESIKEPTEDEKQIKADQAKEQVVVPNKSTEKLKEQDNQSHSSREMTQGQQQIGKSITPPLPYPQRFNKEVKDQHFHKFLETFKKLEINIPLAEALEQMPLYSKFLKELINKKRRWDEQETIVITEECRALIQKGLPPKLEDPGSFLLPCTIGELTITKAMCDLGASINLIPSSLVKKLHIEDVKPVQMSLELVDKSMVHPRGVVENLLVKVDSFIYPADFVVLESDEDDGDSVILGRPFLATARAIIDIEKGELTLRMHDQSVTLKVLPEAQFSEKKKDYMEIDKRGSQLREENDKESHSNTPRPRIVQINEEAQEDIGILANEKRGPQEKPMARKERSTKGKMKHRNKTKRGWKNRRIPIEGLSKGDKVQLIYQQLGSNQQTENYYTVSNILSLEHAEIEHQRTKKRITVRGDKLRPYKHQPP; from the exons ATGctattcccattctctctcagggacAAGGCTACTCAATGGTTGGAATCATTTCCAAGAGACAGCATCAACAACTGGGATGATTTGGTAACCAAGTTCCTTGCAAAGTTCTATCCACCACAGAGGGTTATAAGGTTAAAGGCCGAGGTAcaaacattcactcaaatggagacTGAACCcatctatgaggcatgggagaggtacaagGCTCTAGTCAGAAAATGTCCCTCTAACATGTTTAATGAATGGGAGAAGTtacaaaacttctatgaaggcttaacaCTGAAGTCCCAGGAATCTTTggatcactcagctggag AAAACCTCAAAACAACTTCTGTTGAGAGACCTTCAAGCTCACTGCCTAGTGACACAATCCCAAATCCCAaggaggaatgcaaggcaatacaattaaggagtggaagaaCATTGATGAGCAACAATGACACCACAAAGAAGCAAACAGAGAGCATCAAAGAACCAACAGAGGATGAGAAGCAAATAAAAGCCGATCAAGCTAAGGAGCAAGTTGTGGTGCCAAACAAAAGCACTGAGAAACTCAAAGAGCAGGACAACCAATCACATAGCTCAAGGGAAATGACTCAGGGACAGCAGCAAATAGGAAAGAGCATCACACCTCCactgccatatcctcagagattCAACAAAGAGGTTAAGGACCAACATTTCCACAAATTCCTTGAAAccttcaagaagctggaaatcaataTCCCTTTAGCTGAAGCTCTTGAACAAATGCCTCTATATTCCAAGTTTTTGAAGGAGcttatcaacaagaaaagaagatgggatGAGCAAGAAACCATAGTGATTACTGAGGAATGCAGGGCCTTGATTCAAAAGGGGCTTCCTCCCAAGCTTGAGGACCCAGGGAGCTTCCTGTTGCCGTGTACCATTGGGGAATTAACCATCACTAAAGCAATGTGCGATCTCGGAGCAAGTATTAACTTAATACCATCCTCCCTGGTGAAAAAGCTGCACATAGAGGACGTCAAACCAGTACAAATGTCTCTCGAACTGGTAGATAAGTCAATGGTGCACCCTAGGGGTGTAGTTGAAAATCTGTTGGTTAAGGTGGACAGTTTTATATATCCTGCTGACTTTGTGGTTCTAGAGTCAGACGAGGATGATGGTGACTCTGTTATACTAGGAAGGCCAttcttggccactgctagagccatcatAGACATAGAGAAAGGGGAGTTAACTCTCAGGATGCATGATCAGAGTGTCACTCTGAAGGTCTTACCAGAGGCACAGTTTAGTGAAAAGAAGAAAGACTATATGGAAATTGATAAGAGAGGATCACAGCTGAGGGAAGAAAATGACAAGGAAAGTCACAGCAACACCCCAAGGCCAAGGATTGTGCAAATTAATGAAGAAGCCCAAGAAGATATTGGAATATTAGCCAATGAAAAGAGAGGTCCCCAAGAGAAGCCCATGGCCAGAAAAGAAAGGTCAACAAAAGGAAAGATGAAACacagaaacaaaacaaaaaggggTTGGAAGAACAGGAGGATTCCAATAGAGGGGCTTTCCAAAGGTGACAAAGTGCAGCTGATATATCAACAGCTGGGGTCAAATCAACAAACTGAGAACTACTACACTGTCAGCAACATACTCTCATTAGAGCATGCTGAAATTGAACACCAGAGAACAAAGAAGAGGATCACAGTCAGGGGAGACAAATTGAGGCCCTACAAGCACCAACCACCATAA